Within the Vanessa cardui chromosome 6, ilVanCard2.1, whole genome shotgun sequence genome, the region TTGTCAATAAcaaattttttgataacattgATACCGCTTCAGAGAAATTATGGGAAAGATCGATCAAGCTTGTTAAATTAGAAAATCATGAATTAGAATTTTTAAAGTAAGCTGACTAATagactatatgtatatttacatgaATAACTGTAACAGTGATATTTGGTTTATTTCATCTACGTTATATTGTCCTTATGTACAAACTAAGTACAACAATAACTAATTTGTTAAGAATAGTTATAAGATTTTTTGCGAACAAGGtagcatataaaaaaaagaattcttATTAGTAATCTTTTACAACATTGTCCTCAATTTATTCATGCTGTGCATGTGACAATGACAATGATTACTGTTCAGTTCGTTTTTCTATTGgttgatatatttttggtatCATAATTATACAATCATGTTTATGAATtagttagttatattattacacCATTGCATACGATGATATAATAACAGCAAGcacaacaaaatacaaaatatcaaaCATGAAGTATCTATTGTATAGtcaaagtaagaaaaccttcgtaggttttcaaattcattcctttatcaagtctttaactcttagtaccttttgataATCATCCTCAAATCATCACactatgtcattctcgatcggtaaagcagattatctttcatactgagcacacgaagatagatcttaaggtgacgaacctaatattaccccgactgtactttcTTGAACTTTAAATTAGGAATTTGCTAGAAGTCctagcataaataaaattttaacaaaaagaaaaaccgacttcaaacaaaacactattttaaaacaaatgaatatgcacgaaaaagtaataaaaataattgcgtattcaacatattttttagagtcttcctaagttaaatgaaatgaaaaatattagactacttaaaagtcgattaacgattatatcatgtagttatagttattggtatatttggagccggtgtcagccacggtgcccttgccccaacaatcaaaaaaaagaagcgatacgagccccttgattgatccagtatattattgtgtaaaagctaatttgtaaaaaacatatttgttaaagtattctcgtattgtttttagatagatatactgtagggttttattggctgacaccgactccaaatataacaataattataactacatgatataatcgttaatcgacttttaagtagtctaatatttttcatttcatttaacttaggaagactctaaaaatatgttgaatacgcaattatttttattactttttcgtgcatattcatttgttttaaaatagtgttttgtttgaagtcggtttttctttttgttaaaattttatttattttttgattttaagtgaagctgatgttgactaactatttttttttaatatggatagattacgcgttccgtttatatgagtcagaaactacttcgaggacaatttcaaaggaaacttgtgaataaagcaaaaatagactttcgaaaatgcggatttaatacgtcacgcagtgtaaactacaaggatccctcgaaagagctgtaatcgaactcagcaaaaaactttgaaaaagaccaactatatttcgtacatcatatgacatcacatcacatacacaaaatttgattaaagatagtaagaaattctgccccatatcgcaccctaactgcgagccgtataggagttccatcactacatagtataaaacaaagtcgctttctctgtccctatatctttaaatctacgcaacggattttgatgcggttatttttaaaagatagtgtgattcaaggggaaggtttgtgtatataatacatgaacaatatagtacagaaacactgataattttagaagtttgcgatgtgatgtcgtatataaacaaattctgtagtatatttagtatcagtattgcacccgtgcgaagccggggtgggtagctagttgatattaatattcgactatgataattacataaacataaccacattacggaaggtgactcaaatatccaaataacctataaataaaagattcgaccgagtatcgctaacgtgctcctcagaattgttccgttcccttccgttccgttactttgtcatggatcctgtgctcagaaccttaccaaactttcaccaaattacccttgaagtatatattttataataaaaaaagaattatcaaaattggttaacgtgattttcagttattcacctatttgtcgcgtatatacataatgcaaatttaagatttatgtcgttttcacatggataccatcatcggaaaaaaaaataaaaaaaatgggaccccacgggaagcactacctttcaaacaaaaaaaaattatcaaaatcggtccacccagtgaaaagttatgaggtaacaaacataaaaaaaaaaaaaaaaaaaaaaaaaaaaaaaaaaaaatacagacgaattgataacctcctccttttggaagtcggttgaaaacatagGCTTTGTTTCCTCAAATAAATGCCTCGAAATAAAGCCAAGTTTACATTGAGACATCGCTGTCTCAACTGGTGACTGTAAACAGTGTCAACCTTTTGACAGTCACACAAATGTGTTAATATTTCGTGATCGAAATACACGTGAATATTTTCATAGAATATACTTCAAATTTTGAATTCCAGattctttatacattttatccCATAGCTCTTTTACCTAAAAATAATGACACGATAGTAATCCAATGGCGACATTGTATTATTATCGCTTGCGACTATGATTGTAAAGTTGGAACTTACTATAAACTTGTCTTTAtttgttaacaatataaataagggTCAATTTAAATAGTGCCAGTATAAAACtgcataaattatttgaaatattgatCATGATCACTATGAGACATAAATCggtaaatatctttaaattgataaaacacTAAAAGACAAATCGTaatgtatttaacaaattatatttttatggcacggctaaaattaaattataaaggtaAGGTTCCAATCATAAATATGTTCGtgtatatgttatacatatatggcTTCAGCTTAATTCTTCTGATTTATTCCATATATTGGACCCCAGATTCTTTATATAATTGATTCCATAGTTCCATTCTTTCTTTATCAGCGAATCGTCCCATCGTCATCGGCTCACCGATGTTAAGATATTCTTTTCCGTCCCTGGTGTATGGTTGCCAAGTGACTCCCAAGTCGTTATTAGGTGTTGGTTGactgcaattaaaattaattatattagttatttaatttatgtaaaaatgttcgtgttttgattttaaaaaggaaaataaggaatacatatgttaaaatttatgcGACCAAAATCCTTTAGTTTAACGTTGCCTCTTAAAGAAATAATTGGACTAAAGAGGCTGCTAAGTGTAACATAAGtccaaaaaacatattttattaaaatgttttctgtactctagtttgttttattattgttgataCACAATGAAACCCAAATAATAGGTATTTGgtctaataattttaattaaaagactgctttcttatttgtttataaCGATTATAAcgaaaaagataattatttaatgtaaacaatatttaacatatgCATAATTTAACGAGATAACCTAGAGTCAAACGCACAATCAACAACCTGGTCTTATTAAAACGCGACTATCTACTAAGCTAAACaataaattgtcatttaaaaagtgaaattattgtattgttttcataaatatattcttaccaATGCCTAAAATTTGTGCGATTTTTAAAAAGCAGGATGCAAAAAATGCAAATAGCTTCatgaagaaaaatatctattaatgaTGCtttcttcatactaaattttatcaaattctgtTAAATAATCTGTTCGTGAAATAGagtcaaaatatattgattttaaacatGAAGAATAATAAAAGCGATAAAATATCATAACTACAACACGAGGAAAATAAGACTATACCCTATTTTCTTTGAattgttaacattatttaaataaataatagaaagtaaagtaagtaatcTTACCCGGTTTTTGCGAAATCGGTCCAAAGTTTCGTCACTTTAAAAACAATCTCTCTCAGATTCTTCTGATTTTTATACAGTTTTTCATTTAGGTAATTGTTGAACATGTAAAATAATTCATCAGCATGACTAACGCCTTTCAGGTCTCTTAGACCTAAAGctattttgatgatatttaaatCTGTCTCATAAttgaatctatacatataaggCACTCCGCaagtataagtatataaatgcgCGAATCTGTGTGTGCTATATGCAAAATGCATATCTGTTTGCATGTCAGTGATGATATTTAAGTCTTTTTCGGTGATATTTCTATCGCCGACGTAAAATTTTTTGATTCTATCAccgaaatcaattaatttttctttcgaaATTCTCTCTGCTAACTCTCTTGGCACGTAGAAGGAAGgctctttattatatacatccaattttgttatatgatcTTTTACGATTACTAAACCCTCTCCGGAGTTATACCCAAGCATAAGAGGAACCGGCTTAAAGCGTTTTTGAGAAAGGATTTTCAATGGATCTTCATCTATAAAGGCTTCGACATTGGGAAATTTCTTTTCCGTTACAGGTATGAAATGCTCTGGAAGACCTCTGTACATTTCATCTGGTGTTAAAGTGGCAAAAGTAAGATTAGTAAGAGAGTACGCATTTAAGCCTCTGAAAAAAGTAAGCAACTCTTGAACGTCATTTGTGTCTTTTCCTAATATTTTTCCTGCACGAAAAGCTCTAGCTTTTGAACCTTTGCCAATAGCCCAATCGTTAATCGCCACACCGCTTTGTGCGATCACTTTGTGAAATAGCCCTTCCGACATTGGAGACAACAAATGGTAAGTAACAGACGATGCTCCGGAACTCTCACCAAAAATCGTTACACTTTCTTTATCACCGCCAAAGTtaacaatattgttttgaaTCCATCGTAGGGCCGCAACCTGGTCTTTCATCCCGGCGTTGCCAGGTGCTTCTGGTATTTCTAAGGATAAGAAACCTAATAGTTCCAGCCTATAGTTAATTGTCACTAAGATAACATCATGCTGCATGAGAAAATCTGGCGTAAAAAAGTCACCAGAGCCCTCATAATAAGACCCGCCATGAATGTATACCATGACTGGTATTTTAGCATTTTTGTCTAATGACTTTGTATACACATTTAGGAATAAGCAGTTCTCCTCCCCTTGAAATGTCGTGTTAAATTGTGCGCAAATAGAACCAAATTTTTTCGCATCACGGACACCTTTCCATGGTTTCGGTGGCAAGGGAGcctgaaattgttttaaatgtttttttaataatgtcaaagtttaaaaaaaaggtttatttaaaatgactatattatgtgtatatttttatggacttattattttgaagttaaaaaaagaatgtgGAACATGTAAATAGGACAtttggtattatttaaattaataattaaaatgatattaaatatgatgCTCGTGTTtatctgaaatattttgtacgtttcaaaattatatttagtatccataatatatgttattaaaaaaactgacttTTAAGATTCATTACATTTTTAGTGATTAATATCAAGAAATATATGGTTGATTCCCTTTT harbors:
- the LOC124530574 gene encoding esterase FE4-like produces the protein MFNLNNIIFCAILYYLQINVAFASKHINNDPIVRVNEGKLKGSVEKLVDGSSCFSFKGIPYAAPPVGNLRFKAPLPPKPWKGVRDAKKFGSICAQFNTTFQGEENCLFLNVYTKSLDKNAKIPVMVYIHGGSYYEGSGDFFTPDFLMQHDVILVTINYRLELLGFLSLEIPEAPGNAGMKDQVAALRWIQNNIVNFGGDKESVTIFGESSGASSVTYHLLSPMSEGLFHKVIAQSGVAINDWAIGKGSKARAFRAGKILGKDTNDVQELLTFFRGLNAYSLTNLTFATLTPDEMYRGLPEHFIPVTEKKFPNVEAFIDEDPLKILSQKRFKPVPLMLGYNSGEGLVIVKDHITKLDVYNKEPSFYVPRELAERISKEKLIDFGDRIKKFYVGDRNITEKDLNIITDMQTDMHFAYSTHRFAHLYTYTCGVPYMYRFNYETDLNIIKIALGLRDLKGVSHADELFYMFNNYLNEKLYKNQKNLREIVFKVTKLWTDFAKTGQPTPNNDLGVTWQPYTRDGKEYLNIGEPMTMGRFADKERMELWNQLYKESGVQYME